The following coding sequences lie in one Arachis hypogaea cultivar Tifrunner chromosome 4, arahy.Tifrunner.gnm2.J5K5, whole genome shotgun sequence genomic window:
- the LOC112797120 gene encoding autophagy-related protein 13b isoform X2, translating into MLIFGVHSMASSHSEAAKMEQIIREFFAKSIHIILESRALSVSSRSSCLDQAISSPCSSSSSSSSPSVRPRDKWFNLTLHDCPAAIDNIDLSRRNNLELIVIDVILVQKPLGWDPMSFSPKGVLPRSSSLKERYPLSWNTDHEELGLDANTEKILERWVVQYESRKTRNSSSGSRRSNNVSLHALYKKSTLLLRSLYATVRLLPAYKLFRELNSSAQICPFTLAHRVSSFCEPFTHKEEAEMMKFGFTPVDTYSGRLCLSVMYRPSASDLSSESSTPLSPQVITDYVGSPLADPLRRYPSGLPSHGSLSSLPFSRQHSWSHNHCRASSPSITCSPSPTYSESHMSVSNASSRRLPPSSLPPDPTEMSLIQKKNSGFDEYYPGSLSSKTLLRSESAPVSIPNAEAANFPGYHNRHNLPSTPPLRGLRCVSKNDRGVNTMQTGATAEKLFPLGKDEPRKYSGIKISACSSPQISISRSSSRSYQDDFDETDFTCPFDVDDDDLTDPGSRAESFDHGHMAEAFEAGGFLPIRKSQDAAVGALVRMLKKAPPLWQDFSTSEHLSHSTHPETWNANNIQDMNQVLETPVPASMMSSGLTATRKTTSDALEEFHGYREMKNLLLTPGSKPQK; encoded by the exons A TGTTAATCTTCGGGGTGCATTCAATGGCATCCTCGCACTCGGAAGCTGCAAAGATGGAACAAATTATAAGAGAGTTCTTTGCCAAAAGCATTCATATAATACTTGAATCAAGGGCTCTTTCTGTCTCCTCACGTAGTTCCTGTCTTGATCAAGCTATCTCCTCTCCAtgttcttcatcttcatcttcatcctcCCCCAGTGTGCGCCCCAGGGATAAATGGTTCAATTTGACTCTTCACGATTGCCCTGCCGCCATAGATAACATTGACCTCTCACGCCGCAACAATCTTGAGTTGATAGTCATTGATGTTATTTTAGTGCAAAAGCCTCTTGGCTGGGACCCCATGAGTTTTTCCCCCAAAGGGGTTCTTCCTAGGAGTTCTTCACTCAAGGAAAGATACCCTTTGAGCTGGAATACTGATCATGAAGAATTGGGACTTGACGCAAACactgaaaagattttagagaGATGGGTGGTTCAGTATGAGAGCAGAAAGACAAGGAATTCTAGTTCTGGTAGTAGGAGGTCAAATAACGTTTCTTTGCATGCCTTGTATAAGAAGTCAACTTTACTTCTAAGGTCCTTGTATGCCACAGTTAGACTTTTACCTGCTTATAAGCTTTTCAGAGAGCTCAATTCGTCTGCACAGATTTGTCCCTTTACTCTTGCTCACCGGGTATCTTCCTTTTGTGAGCCCTTCACCCATAAAGAGGAAGCTGAAATGATGAAATTTGGGTTTACCCCTGTGGATACTTATTCTGGTAGGCTGTGCCTTTCGGTGATGTATCGCCCATCCGCATCAGACTTGAGCTCTGAATCTTCAACTCCGTTGTCCCCACAAGTTATAACTGACTATGTTGGCAGTCCACTGGCAGATCCATTGAGGAGGTACCCATCAGGATTGCCATCACATGGCTCTCTGTCGTCATTGCCATTTTCGAGGCAACATAGTTGGAGTCATAACCATTGTAGAGCCTCATCTCCTTCCATTACTTGTTCGCCTTCACCAACATATTCAGAATCGCACATGTCTGTATCTAATGCAAGTTCTCGGCGTTTACCACCTTCAAGTTTGCCCCCTGATCCAACTGAGATGTCCTtgattcagaagaagaattcAGGTTTTGATGAGTATTATCCTGGGTCATTATCATCTAAAACGCTTTTACGATCTGAAAGTGCTCCAGTCAGCATACCTAATGCTGAAGCTGCAAATTTCCCTGGATACCACAACAGGCATAACTTGCCGTCAACTCCTCCACTTAGAGGGTTAAGGTGTGTTTCTAAGAATGATAGAGGTGTGAACACAATGCAAACAGGTGCAACAGCTGAGAAG TTATTTCCTCTTGGAAAAGATGAGCCTCGGAAATACTCTGGAATCAAGATATCAGCTTGCAGTTCACCACAGATTTCAATTTCCAGAAGCTCAAGTAGGTCTTATCAGGATGATTTTGATGAAACTGATTTTACTTGCCCCTTTGATGTGGATGATGATGATCTGACAGATCCAGGCAGCAG GGCGGAATCATTTGATCATGGTCATATGGCCGAGGCATTTGAAGCTGGAGGATTCCTTCCCATCAGAAAGTCCCAGGATGCTGCTGTTGGTGCGCTTGTACGTATGCTGAAGAAAGCACCACCTCTCTGGCAAGATTTCTCTACTTCCGAACACTTGTCACACAGCACACACCCCGAAACCTGGAATGCTAACAACATTCAAGACATGAATCAGGTTCTAGAAACACCAGTGCCAGCAAGCATGATGTCTTCTGGGCTCACAGCAACAAGGAAAACAACAAGTGATGCATTGGAAGAGTTTCATGGCTACAGAGAGATGAAAAACTTGTTGCTTACGCCAGGTAGTAAGCCCCAGAAATAG
- the LOC112797120 gene encoding autophagy-related protein 13b isoform X1, translating into MASSHSEAAKMEQIIREFFAKSIHIILESRALSVSSRSSCLDQAISSPCSSSSSSSSPSVRPRDKWFNLTLHDCPAAIDNIDLSRRNNLELIVIDVILVQKPLGWDPMSFSPKGVLPRSSSLKERYPLSWNTDHEELGLDANTEKILERWVVQYESRKTRNSSSGSRRSNNVSLHALYKKSTLLLRSLYATVRLLPAYKLFRELNSSAQICPFTLAHRVSSFCEPFTHKEEAEMMKFGFTPVDTYSGRLCLSVMYRPSASDLSSESSTPLSPQVITDYVGSPLADPLRRYPSGLPSHGSLSSLPFSRQHSWSHNHCRASSPSITCSPSPTYSESHMSVSNASSRRLPPSSLPPDPTEMSLIQKKNSGFDEYYPGSLSSKTLLRSESAPVSIPNAEAANFPGYHNRHNLPSTPPLRGLRCVSKNDRGVNTMQTGATAEKLFPLGKDEPRKYSGIKISACSSPQISISRSSSRSYQDDFDETDFTCPFDVDDDDLTDPGSRAESFDHGHMAEAFEAGGFLPIRKSQDAAVGALVRMLKKAPPLWQDFSTSEHLSHSTHPETWNANNIQDMNQVLETPVPASMMSSGLTATRKTTSDALEEFHGYREMKNLLLTPGSKPQK; encoded by the exons ATGGCATCCTCGCACTCGGAAGCTGCAAAGATGGAACAAATTATAAGAGAGTTCTTTGCCAAAAGCATTCATATAATACTTGAATCAAGGGCTCTTTCTGTCTCCTCACGTAGTTCCTGTCTTGATCAAGCTATCTCCTCTCCAtgttcttcatcttcatcttcatcctcCCCCAGTGTGCGCCCCAGGGATAAATGGTTCAATTTGACTCTTCACGATTGCCCTGCCGCCATAGATAACATTGACCTCTCACGCCGCAACAATCTTGAGTTGATAGTCATTGATGTTATTTTAGTGCAAAAGCCTCTTGGCTGGGACCCCATGAGTTTTTCCCCCAAAGGGGTTCTTCCTAGGAGTTCTTCACTCAAGGAAAGATACCCTTTGAGCTGGAATACTGATCATGAAGAATTGGGACTTGACGCAAACactgaaaagattttagagaGATGGGTGGTTCAGTATGAGAGCAGAAAGACAAGGAATTCTAGTTCTGGTAGTAGGAGGTCAAATAACGTTTCTTTGCATGCCTTGTATAAGAAGTCAACTTTACTTCTAAGGTCCTTGTATGCCACAGTTAGACTTTTACCTGCTTATAAGCTTTTCAGAGAGCTCAATTCGTCTGCACAGATTTGTCCCTTTACTCTTGCTCACCGGGTATCTTCCTTTTGTGAGCCCTTCACCCATAAAGAGGAAGCTGAAATGATGAAATTTGGGTTTACCCCTGTGGATACTTATTCTGGTAGGCTGTGCCTTTCGGTGATGTATCGCCCATCCGCATCAGACTTGAGCTCTGAATCTTCAACTCCGTTGTCCCCACAAGTTATAACTGACTATGTTGGCAGTCCACTGGCAGATCCATTGAGGAGGTACCCATCAGGATTGCCATCACATGGCTCTCTGTCGTCATTGCCATTTTCGAGGCAACATAGTTGGAGTCATAACCATTGTAGAGCCTCATCTCCTTCCATTACTTGTTCGCCTTCACCAACATATTCAGAATCGCACATGTCTGTATCTAATGCAAGTTCTCGGCGTTTACCACCTTCAAGTTTGCCCCCTGATCCAACTGAGATGTCCTtgattcagaagaagaattcAGGTTTTGATGAGTATTATCCTGGGTCATTATCATCTAAAACGCTTTTACGATCTGAAAGTGCTCCAGTCAGCATACCTAATGCTGAAGCTGCAAATTTCCCTGGATACCACAACAGGCATAACTTGCCGTCAACTCCTCCACTTAGAGGGTTAAGGTGTGTTTCTAAGAATGATAGAGGTGTGAACACAATGCAAACAGGTGCAACAGCTGAGAAG TTATTTCCTCTTGGAAAAGATGAGCCTCGGAAATACTCTGGAATCAAGATATCAGCTTGCAGTTCACCACAGATTTCAATTTCCAGAAGCTCAAGTAGGTCTTATCAGGATGATTTTGATGAAACTGATTTTACTTGCCCCTTTGATGTGGATGATGATGATCTGACAGATCCAGGCAGCAG GGCGGAATCATTTGATCATGGTCATATGGCCGAGGCATTTGAAGCTGGAGGATTCCTTCCCATCAGAAAGTCCCAGGATGCTGCTGTTGGTGCGCTTGTACGTATGCTGAAGAAAGCACCACCTCTCTGGCAAGATTTCTCTACTTCCGAACACTTGTCACACAGCACACACCCCGAAACCTGGAATGCTAACAACATTCAAGACATGAATCAGGTTCTAGAAACACCAGTGCCAGCAAGCATGATGTCTTCTGGGCTCACAGCAACAAGGAAAACAACAAGTGATGCATTGGAAGAGTTTCATGGCTACAGAGAGATGAAAAACTTGTTGCTTACGCCAGGTAGTAAGCCCCAGAAATAG